Proteins co-encoded in one Quercus robur chromosome 8, dhQueRobu3.1, whole genome shotgun sequence genomic window:
- the LOC126694656 gene encoding sesquiterpene synthase 2-like has protein sequence MSIQVSGAPSQNAKSEVVRRTANFHPSIWGDRFISNTSVDKDIHFRKVCEVEELKDEVRNELFATGHLSQQLGLIDALQRLGVAYHFEREIQEALEHIYMTFNNKIDVDDLYKVSLSFRLLRQEGFKVSCDVFKKFKDEDGQFKESLTNNIEGMLAFYEATHLRMHGEDILDEALEFTTTHLKSIASLIGNPLAAQITCALKQPLHKGIPRLEARKYISFYEQDASHNKVLLKLSILDFNLVQSLHKEELSYITRWWKDLDFATKLPFARDRIVELYFWIVSVYFEPQYSLGRKILSKVISMTSILDDIYDAYGTLEELEPFTKAIERWDISCIDQLPEYMQICCRALFDVFEEIENELAKKERSYRVSYAKDAMKRLVRAYFDEAKWFYQNYIPTMEEYMHVALKSSGYPMLTAISFLGMGDIVTKEAFDWIFSNPKIITASSVIVRLMDDMKSHKFEQERGHAPSAVECYMKQHGVSEQVVHEEFNRQVANAWKDINEEYIRPTVVPMPLLMCVLNLTRVVDVIYKEGDNYTHVGKEMKDNIASVLLDPIPI, from the exons ATGTCTATCCAAGTCTCAGGGGCTCCATCCCAAAATGCCAAATCAGAGGTTGTTCGCCGGACAGCAAATTTCCATCCAAGCATTTGGGGTGACCGTTTCATCAGCAATACTTCTGTAGACAAG GATATTCATTTCCGTAAAGTATGTGAAGTTGAAGAGCTGAAAGATGAGGTGAGAAATGAGCTTTTTGCCACAGGTCATCTTTCACAACAGCTGGGTTTAATTGATGCACTCCAACGCCTTGGCGTCGCTTACCACTTTGAAAGAGAAATCCAAGAAGCTCTAGAACATATATACATGACTTTTAACAACaaaattgatgttgatgatctCTACAAAGTTTCCCTCAGTTTTCGACTGCTACGCCAAGAAGGATTTAAGGTTTCATGTG ATGTTTTCAAAAAGTTCAAAGACGAAGATGGTCAATTCAAGGAAAGCTTGACCAATAACATTGAAGGCATGCTAGCCTTCTATGAAGCTACACATCTGAGGATGCATGGAGAAGACATTCTTGATGAAGCCCTTGAGTTCACTACCACTCACCTTAAGTCCATAGCATCCCTTATAGGCAATCCGTTGGCAGCACAAATAACTTGTGCCCTAAAGCAGCCCTTGCACAAGGGCATACCACGGCTAGAGGCTCGgaaatatatttctttctatGAACAAGATGCTTCACATAACAAAGTTTTGCTCAAGCTTTCAATATTAGATTTCAATCTAGTGCAGTCATTGCACAAAGAGGAACTTAGTTATATCACAAG GTGGTGGAAAGATTTAGATTTTGCAACGAAGCTACCTTTTGCAAGAGATAGGATTGTTGAATTATACTTTTGGATAGTCTCGGTCTACTTTGAGCCCCAATATTCACTTGGAAGAAAAATATTATCCAAAGTTATTTCCATGACATCTATTCTAGACGATATATATGATGCTTATGGCACACTTGAAGAACTCGAACCCTTTACAAAAGCAATTGAGAG GTGGGATATTAGCTGCATAGATCAACTTCCAGAATACATGCAAATATGCTGTCGTGCACTCTTTGATGTATTCgaagaaattgaaaatgagTTGGCCAAGAAAGAAAGATCATACCGTGTTAGCTATGCAAAAGATGCT ATGAAACGTTTGGTTCGGGCCTACTTTGATGAAGCCAAATGGTTCTACCAAAATTACATCCCAACAATGGAGGAGTATATGCATGTTGCACTTAAAAGTTCTGGTTACCCTATGCTCACAGCTATCTCTTTCCTTGGCATGGGTGACATTGTTACAAAAGAGGCATTTGATTGGATCTTCAGCAACCCTAAGATTATTACAGCTTCATCCGTAATTGTTAGACTCATGGATGACATGAAGTCACATAAG TTTGAGCAAGAGAGAGGGCATGCTCCCTCAGCAGTCGAATGCTACATGAAGCAACATGGTGTCTCAGAGCAAGTAGTCCATGAAGAATTCAACAGGCAAGTTGCTAATGCATGGAAGGACATTAATGAGGAGTATATAAGACCTACTGTTGTTCCCATGCCTCTACTTATGTGTGTTCTTAATCTTACACGAGTAGTAGATGTCATTTACAAGGAAGGGGATAACTACACGCATGTTGGAAAAGAGATGAAAGACAATATTGCATCAGTGCTTCTAGACCCAATACCAATATAA
- the LOC126695870 gene encoding uncharacterized protein LOC126695870, translating into MEERKKKGLCYNCDEKWGPGHKCKNAMLFLLDCVEFMSNANPGVHITKLDDSTGSYASKNSLDCQDSGVEEAGIILYALSGAPTSGTMRVRGKVQHNTQILEVKVANGEVLRTHGLCKDVPIMLQGHQFLIQLHVLPMGGCDLILGSVLLHDLKGAEGNLIQDGVHFLKEPVKRGLVLQISDSTQTAEGGHEHQIQLKEGAQAVVQRPYRYPFYQKNEIEKVVKELLFVGSIRHSCNPFASSILLVRKADGSWRMCIYYKALNQDTIKDKYPIPVIDELLDEVEGACVFSKLDLMSGYHQIRIEEEDIHKTAFRTHEGHYEFLVMPFGLTNAPSTFQSLMNAIFKPFLRKFVLVFFDDILVFNKSFLDHIGHLRLVFEMLAKHQLYAKQSKCMFATNEVEYLGHLISSEGVRTDPKRIVAMQQWPVPKDVKALRGFLRLIGYYRKFVKGYGQIAAPLTALLKKDSFVWTSEADNAFQRLKATVSCPPVLPLPDFTKSFTVECDTSSLGLGVVLMQYHKPIAYHNQALKGSTLCIISFPTPSWLFELKSSSDFDPKLKAMLQAVQSSSNSSLGFTFCNGLLFYKDRLTKYTHFMALSHPYIATKDANLCLHYVFKLHRMPSTIGVSLAMSSAYHLQSDGQIEVVNKSLEHYLRVFAIDRPSTWVEWLPLVKFWFNTNFHTSIKMTPFEALYGYLPLRVLDYVAGTTRVDAVDLMLRDK; encoded by the exons AtggaggaaagaaagaaaaagggtttATGTTACAATTGTGATGAGAAATGGGGTCCTGGTCATAAGTGTAAAAATGCCATGCTATTTCTTCTTGATTGTGTGGAGTTTATGTCTAATGCTAATCCAGGAGTGCACATTACTAAGTTAGATGATAGTACTGGTAGTTATGCATCTAAAAACTCTTTAGATTGTCAAGATAGTGGTGTTGAGGAGGCTGGTATTATACTCTATGCTCTAAGTGGTGCTCCTACTTCTGGTACCATGAGAGTGAGGGGTAAAGTTCAGCATAA TACACAAATCTTGGAGGTAAAGGTTGCTAATGGTGAGGTGCTTAGAACTCATGGCTTGTGCAAAGATGTTCCTATTATGTTGCAAGGACATCAATTTTTGATTCAACTGCATGTTTTGCCTATGGGAGGGTGTGACTTGATCTTAG GGTCTGTACTTCTCCATGATTTAAAGGGGGCAGAAGGTAATCTCATTCAAGATGGGGTTCATTTCTTGAAGGAACCTGTTAAAAGGGGTTTGGTTTTGCAGATTTCTGATTCCACTCAGACTGCAGAGG GGGGGCATGAGCATCAGATTCAGCTCAAGGAGGGTGCCCAAGCCGTTGTCCAAAGACCATATAGGTACCCCTTTTACcaaaagaatgaaattgaaaaagtagtCAAGGAATTGCTTTTTGTAGGTTCAATTAGGCATAGTTGCAATCCATTTGCATCTTCTATTCTTCTGGTTAGGAAGGCTGATGGTTCATGGAGAATGTGTATATACTATAAAGCTTTAAATCAAGATACTATTAAAGACAAATATCCTATTCCTGTCATTGATGAGTTGTTGGATGAAGTGGAAGGTGCTTGTGTGTTTTCTAAGTTGGATTTAATGTCTGGTTACCATCAAATCAGAATAGAGGAAGAGGATATACACAAAACTGCTTTTAGGACACATGAGGGGCATTATGAATTCTTGGTTATGCCATTTGGCTTGACCAATGCCCCCTCTACCTTCCAATCCTtaatgaatgctatttttaaacCATTTTTGAGGAAGTTTGTCCTTGTGTTCTTTGATGACATCCTAGTATTCAACAAGTCTTTTTTGGATCACATTGGTCATCTTAGATTAGTTTTTGAAATGTTGGCAAAGCATCAACTTTATGCTAAACAGTCCAAGTGCATGTTTGCTACTAATGAGGTGGAGTACCTTGGACACCTTATCTCTAGTGAGGGAGTTAGAACTGACCCTAAGAGGATTGTTGCTATGCAGCAATGGCCAGTCCCTAAAGATGTGAAGGCCTTGAGAGGGTTCCTTAGATTGATTGGATACTATAGGAAGTTTGTGAAGGGTTATGGCCAAATTGCTGCCCCTTTGACTGCCCTTTTGAAGAAAGACTCCTTTGTTTGGACTTCAGAGGCTGATAATGCTTTTCAAAGGCTTAAGGCAACTGTTTCTTGCCCTCCTGTCTTGCCCTTGCCTGATTTTACCAAATCCTTCACTGTGGAGTGTGATACTTCTAGTTTGGGCCTTGGAGTTGTCTTGATGCAATACCACAAGCCTATTGCTTATCACAACCAAGCTCTGAAGGGAA GTACTTTATGCATTATCTCATTTCCCACTCCTTCTTGGCTGTTTGAGCTCAAGAGCAGTTCTGATTTTGATCCAAAGCTAAAGGCTATGTTGCAAGCTGTACAGTCAAGTTCCAACAGTTCTCTAGGGTTCACGTTCTGTAATGGGCTGCTATTTTACAAAG ATAGACTCACCAAATACACTCATTTCATGGCTCTTTCCCATCCTTACATTGCTACCAAGGATGCTAATCTTTGTTTGCATTATGTGTTTAAGCTGCATAGGATGCCTTCAACCATT GGTGTTTCCCTAGCCATGTCCTCAGCTTATCACCTTCAATCTGATGGCCAAATTGAGGTGGTGAATAAAAGCTTGGAGCACTACCTAAGGGTCTTTGCAATTGATAGGCCTAGCACTTGGGTGGAATGGCTGCCTTTAGTAAAATTCTGGTTCAATACCAACTTCCACACCTCAATTAAGATGACACCCTTTGAAGCCTTGTATGGATACCTTCCCCTAAGGGTTTTGGACTATGTGGCTGGTACTACAAGGGTTGATGCAGTGGATTTGATGTTAAGGGACAAGTAG